In one Verrucomicrobiia bacterium genomic region, the following are encoded:
- a CDS encoding glycosyltransferase, with the protein MKFKSVPDVPVTGAEKTAETPRFLIYSHDTFGLGHFRRCLKIAQAFASSYLQSSILIVTGQPQAERYRLPERTDFIKLPAVVKVGENRYQPRSLGSSFQRIFELRRNLIVEAVRTFQPHIFLVDHAPLGMKGEIRSTLEELKNRSDAPALVLGLRDILDEPEKVCETWTTEGVYPILDEVYDRIFIYGTPKFFDPVSSYHFGQAAKDKTSFSGFIADSARLSASANVANGDTRKILLTIGGGEDGAEIVAAYIEMLLAYGERLAVETTAVLGPFMPENKRKAFTVQAQDLSLRFEEFVPELHSRLAEADLVISMGGYNTTVEILGAARRALIIPRIYPRREQLLRARRLFEMGLVDYISPEELTPDRLYQTVMSNLANPKNPLTEAREKNLLPLDGACKLAELCRPLLAQKGALK; encoded by the coding sequence ATGAAATTTAAGTCCGTCCCCGACGTACCGGTCACCGGCGCCGAAAAAACGGCCGAAACTCCCCGGTTCTTAATCTATTCCCACGACACCTTCGGTTTGGGACATTTCCGGCGCTGTTTGAAAATCGCCCAGGCGTTTGCGTCCTCCTATCTCCAAAGCTCGATTTTAATCGTGACCGGACAGCCGCAGGCAGAGCGCTACCGGCTGCCGGAAAGGACCGATTTTATCAAGCTGCCGGCGGTGGTGAAAGTGGGGGAAAACCGTTATCAACCCCGCTCGCTGGGAAGCTCCTTCCAGAGAATTTTCGAACTGCGACGGAATTTGATTGTTGAGGCGGTTCGCACCTTTCAACCCCACATCTTTCTGGTGGACCATGCTCCCCTCGGGATGAAAGGGGAAATTAGAAGTACCCTCGAGGAACTGAAAAACAGAAGTGATGCTCCGGCGCTAGTTTTGGGCTTACGGGACATTTTGGATGAGCCGGAAAAAGTTTGCGAAACCTGGACAACGGAAGGGGTTTATCCCATTCTGGATGAAGTGTACGACCGCATTTTCATCTACGGCACGCCGAAGTTTTTTGACCCGGTCTCCTCCTATCATTTTGGACAGGCCGCGAAGGATAAAACCAGCTTTTCCGGATTTATCGCCGACTCCGCCCGTCTGTCCGCCTCGGCTAATGTTGCCAACGGCGACACCAGGAAAATTTTGTTGACCATCGGCGGCGGAGAGGATGGGGCCGAAATTGTCGCCGCCTACATTGAAATGCTTCTGGCCTACGGGGAGCGGCTCGCCGTCGAAACCACGGCCGTATTGGGCCCGTTTATGCCTGAGAACAAACGAAAGGCGTTCACCGTCCAGGCCCAGGATCTTTCACTACGCTTTGAGGAATTTGTGCCGGAGCTTCACAGCCGCCTGGCAGAAGCGGACTTGGTGATTTCGATGGGGGGCTACAACACGACAGTTGAAATATTAGGCGCGGCGCGCAGGGCGCTGATTATACCCCGGATTTATCCGCGCAGGGAGCAGCTCCTGCGCGCCCGCCGACTTTTTGAAATGGGGCTCGTGGATTATATTTCACCGGAGGAACTAACGCCGGATCGGCTGTATCAAACGGTTATGTCCAATTTGGCCAACCCCAAAAACCCACTTACCGAAGCCCGAGAAAAAAATCTTTTGCCTTTGGACGGGGCATGCAAACTGGCTGAACTCTGTCGGCCGCTTCTCGCACAAAAAGGGGCCTTGAAATGA
- a CDS encoding glycosyltransferase family 4 protein, producing MKILYLSFDSGIPYWGTKGASIHIREFTKALKETGYKVTTVVARLGDSNKKAKDIFELPKVEADFFHQENSKEFHLLAESKAFAQNFGLRKLLKQVKTKKFDLVYERYSLFGIAGLSFSKESRLPFVLEVNSPLVEEAKTNRQLALEPLAKAVEAYLFSNAGHLVAVSDAVKDYIHSVAPKAAVTVVPNGVDVRPFLKVRASNGKPEKSRKKKFTVGFVGSLKPWHGLEFLLEAFRRLPESEGFELKIVGEGPLRPSLEKLSQKLNLQRRVAFTGAVDFEQIPKTLKMLDALVAPYPRMDGFYFSPLKIFEYMAAGRPIVASRIGQVAEILEDGKNALLVPPENPEALVSALLRLKSERKLGEQLGKQAQKAACEKHSWKNRLKNVEAIFKSLVDKR from the coding sequence ATGAAGATTCTGTACTTGTCATTTGACTCCGGCATTCCATACTGGGGAACGAAGGGGGCTTCCATCCACATCCGGGAATTTACCAAAGCGCTCAAGGAAACGGGGTATAAAGTGACGACGGTTGTAGCTCGACTCGGCGATTCAAATAAGAAGGCCAAAGATATTTTTGAGCTGCCGAAAGTAGAAGCGGACTTTTTCCACCAGGAAAACTCAAAAGAATTTCATCTTCTGGCTGAAAGCAAGGCGTTTGCGCAAAACTTTGGCTTGCGGAAGCTTTTGAAGCAGGTAAAAACCAAAAAGTTTGATTTGGTGTATGAGCGCTATTCGCTTTTCGGCATTGCCGGGCTTTCCTTTTCAAAGGAAAGCCGGCTCCCCTTTGTTCTGGAAGTCAACTCCCCCTTGGTGGAGGAGGCGAAGACCAACCGACAGTTGGCGCTGGAACCGCTGGCCAAGGCGGTAGAGGCATATCTTTTTTCCAACGCCGGCCATCTTGTGGCCGTTTCCGATGCGGTCAAGGATTACATTCATTCCGTTGCGCCCAAGGCGGCTGTTACGGTTGTGCCGAACGGTGTCGACGTCAGGCCCTTTCTTAAAGTTCGGGCCTCGAACGGAAAACCAGAAAAGAGTAGGAAGAAGAAGTTCACTGTCGGATTTGTCGGCAGCTTGAAGCCGTGGCATGGGCTGGAGTTTTTGCTGGAGGCGTTCCGACGGTTGCCGGAAAGCGAGGGTTTTGAACTGAAAATCGTCGGTGAAGGGCCTTTGCGCCCCTCTTTGGAGAAATTGTCCCAAAAGCTGAATCTTCAACGCCGGGTCGCTTTCACCGGCGCGGTCGATTTTGAACAGATTCCAAAAACACTAAAAATGCTGGACGCCTTGGTCGCACCCTATCCGCGGATGGACGGCTTCTATTTCTCCCCGCTCAAGATTTTTGAGTATATGGCGGCGGGACGCCCGATTGTGGCTTCCCGAATCGGGCAGGTGGCAGAAATTTTAGAGGACGGCAAGAACGCCCTTTTGGTTCCGCCGGAAAACCCGGAAGCGTTGGTCTCCGCTCTGCTTCGCTTAAAAAGCGAACGAAAGTTGGGAGAACAGTTGGGAAAACAGGCACAAAAAGCTGCCTGTGAAAAGCATAGCTGGAAAAATCGTTTGAAGAATGTCGAAGCGATTTTCAAATCGCTGGTGGATAAAAGATAA
- a CDS encoding glycosyltransferase family 4 protein, translating to MNPLKVGYFVKMYPRLSETFILNEILELERRGVEVTIFSLKKPNEGRFHPQTAEIKAPVYYLDELEPKKGWAVLAENWPTLSPCRAELWKLLETLIPQNDPQLMELFFGTAWAAAIAVKSGLGHLHAHFASLPSTAAYFTSRISGLPFSFTAHAKDIFQDSVNQKMLKEKLKAAGFVITVTEFNRRYLTSTYPSVPAEKIKVLYNGINLDFFNYEPDLQREKNLILSIGRLVPKKGFPDLLEACAILKQKRIPFRCVIIGQGEQASSLEARNRELGLDGLVCFAGPKTQAEVLPHLKRASLLALPCTVDADGNQDALPTVLLEALGTGCPVVSTTVSGIPEIVNDGKNGLLVPPNNPAALAEAIEKTLSSPDWAARLAREGRKKAEERFDLKKSAATLESYYRQSVENSLPGIHAETPAASLAGKDV from the coding sequence ATGAATCCACTCAAAGTCGGTTACTTCGTCAAAATGTACCCCCGGCTTTCGGAGACCTTCATTTTGAACGAAATTCTGGAGCTGGAGCGCCGGGGAGTGGAGGTCACCATTTTTTCCTTGAAAAAGCCGAACGAAGGACGGTTTCATCCACAGACCGCCGAAATCAAAGCGCCGGTTTACTATCTGGACGAACTTGAGCCCAAAAAAGGGTGGGCCGTTTTGGCTGAAAACTGGCCCACCCTTTCTCCCTGTCGTGCCGAGCTTTGGAAACTTTTGGAGACGCTGATTCCCCAAAACGATCCCCAGCTTATGGAACTCTTTTTCGGCACCGCCTGGGCGGCCGCTATCGCCGTAAAGAGCGGGCTGGGGCACCTGCACGCCCATTTTGCCAGCCTGCCTTCAACGGCGGCCTACTTTACGAGCCGGATTTCCGGGTTGCCTTTCAGCTTTACCGCCCACGCCAAGGATATTTTTCAGGACTCCGTCAACCAGAAAATGCTGAAGGAAAAGCTTAAAGCCGCCGGTTTTGTAATTACGGTCACAGAGTTCAACCGCCGTTACTTGACATCGACTTATCCTTCGGTTCCGGCGGAAAAAATCAAGGTTTTATACAACGGCATCAATTTGGATTTTTTCAATTATGAACCGGATCTGCAAAGAGAAAAAAATCTTATCCTTTCCATCGGCCGGCTGGTACCCAAAAAGGGCTTTCCCGACCTTTTGGAAGCCTGCGCCATTTTGAAACAAAAGAGAATCCCCTTCCGCTGCGTTATTATCGGCCAGGGGGAACAAGCGAGTTCACTTGAAGCCAGAAACCGTGAATTGGGTTTGGACGGTCTCGTTTGCTTTGCGGGCCCCAAGACCCAGGCCGAGGTGCTTCCCCATTTAAAGCGGGCGTCGCTTTTGGCCCTTCCCTGCACGGTGGATGCCGACGGCAATCAGGATGCTCTGCCGACCGTGCTTTTGGAAGCGCTGGGAACCGGCTGTCCAGTCGTTTCCACCACCGTTTCCGGGATACCGGAAATTGTGAATGACGGAAAAAATGGGCTTTTGGTGCCGCCGAACAATCCGGCGGCTTTGGCCGAAGCCATCGAGAAAACACTTTCCTCTCCTGATTGGGCGGCCCGTTTGGCACGGGAAGGAAGAAAGAAGGCAGAAGAGCGGTTTGATTTGAAAAAAAGCGCGGCGACTTTGGAGAGCTATTACCGGCAGTCAGTGGAAAACAGCTTGCCGGGCATTCACGCCGAAACGCCCGCTGCCTCGCTGGCTGGGAAAGACGTATGA